A genomic stretch from Kogia breviceps isolate mKogBre1 chromosome 1, mKogBre1 haplotype 1, whole genome shotgun sequence includes:
- the C1H1orf159 gene encoding uncharacterized protein C1orf159 homolog isoform X2, with protein MRWQAGGPSELWGRTGSPRPLCSVLLPGKSSGRWETGAGVSPGPRVCRAPGGPDPELQDMALQRAVLLASLLAEVAGRSSGSAGQQPKCCVDVVDTNATCPGTSLCGPGCYGHRAEDGTVRCIRCRNGTHDSSECRGSAARGARLPANRNAGMPGRPSLGESLGSLDQSWGARGHHRSHSRRRPNHRCRPWQAMSTVKGRLHPSQELCTGTQPWSRSRTPDVMEAGAALKSGSGVDLKGWVQLGSLGVGPPRASERAARLNPVPCSEPPRPLGPWELRMCSSPRWEGI; from the exons ATGCGATGGCAGGCGGGAGGGCCGTCCGAGCTCTGGGGCAGGACTGGCTCACCCAGACCCCTCTGCTCAGTCCTCCTTCCCGGAAAAAGCAGTGGACGGTGGGAAACTGGCGCAGGAGTGA GCCCCGGACCGAGGGTCTGCCGGGCTCCAGGAGGGCCAG ACCCTGAGCTCCAGGACATGGCGCTCCAGCGCGCCGTCCTCCTGGCCAGCCTCCTGGCGGAAGTTGCCGGTAGATCCTCAGGAAGCGCG GGCCAGCAGCCCAAGTGTTGTGTGGACGTGGTGGACACCAACGCCACCTGCCCAGGCACTAGCCTGTGTGGCCCAG GCTGTTACGGGCACCGGGCCGAGGACGGGACCGTCCGCTGCATCCGCTGCAGGAACGGAACCCACGACAGCTCCGAGTGCAGAGGCT CCGCTGCCCGGGGCGCACGCTTGCCCGCGAACAGGAACGCAGGGATGCCGGGGCGGCCGAGCTTGGGTGAGTCTCTCGGCTCACTGGACCAGTCCTGGGGGGCACGGGGGCACCATCGGAGCCATTCCCGGCGGAGACCCAACCACCGATGCCGGCCATGGCAGGCCATGTCCACAGTCAAGGGCAGGCTCCACCCTAGCCAGGAGCTCTGTACCGGGACCCAGCCCTGGTCACGGAGCAGGACCCCGGACGTTATGGAAGCTGGGGCGGCTTTGAAGTCAGGGTCTGGGGTTGATCTAAAAGGGTGGGTGCAGCTGGGGTCGCTGGGCGTGGGGCCCCCACGTGCCTCTGAACGGGCTGCACGTCTTAACCCTGTGCCTTGCTCAGAGCCCCCCCGGCCCCTTGGTCCCTGGGAGCTTAGGATGTGCAGTTCTCCACGGTGGGAGGGCATCTGA
- the C1H1orf159 gene encoding uncharacterized protein C1orf159 homolog isoform X8: protein MKSAVGPQAPGVVWLCLTSSTASPVHLNLQAPDRGSAGLQEGQTLSSRTWRSSAPSSWPASWRKLPVDPQEARLLRAPGRGRDRPLHPLQERNPRQLRVQRLRCPGRTLAREQERRDAGAAELGSGLILSVAAFFYLKRASRLPDVFYGRDKAPGLQPGEAAAMIPPPPSSGASVLPVPRPVGMPRLWWEFQNARPMAAAGVPAKPPFINHSFRAFSLLFLRC, encoded by the exons ATGAAAAGTGCAGTTGGACCCCAAGCCCCAGGCGTGGTTTGGCTGTGCTTGACCAGCAGCACGGCCTCACCTGTCCACCTCAATTTGCAGGCCCCGGACCGAGGGTCTGCCGGGCTCCAGGAGGGCCAG ACCCTGAGCTCCAGGACATGGCGCTCCAGCGCGCCGTCCTCCTGGCCAGCCTCCTGGCGGAAGTTGCCGGTAGATCCTCAGGAAGCGCG GCTGTTACGGGCACCGGGCCGAGGACGGGACCGTCCGCTGCATCCGCTGCAGGAACGGAACCCACGACAGCTCCGAGTGCAGAGGCT CCGCTGCCCGGGGCGCACGCTTGCCCGCGAACAGGAACGCAGGGATGCCGGGGCGGCCGAGCTTGG CTCGGGCCTCATCCTCTCCGTGGCCGCGTTCTTCTACCTCAAGCGTGCCAGTAGGCTGCCTGACGTCTTCTATGGAAGAGACAAAG CCCCCGGCCTGCAGCCTGGCGAAGCT GCCGCGATGATTCCCCCACCTCCGTCCTCAGGTGCGTCAGTGCTTCCTGTCCCTCGCCCTGTCGGGATGCCTCGTCTCTGGTGGGAATTTCAAAACGCCAGGCCCATGGCTGCTGCAGGGGTGCCGGCCAAGCCCCCCTTCATCAACCACAGCTTTCGTgccttttcccttttattcctgaGATGCTGA
- the C1H1orf159 gene encoding uncharacterized protein C1orf159 homolog isoform X9 has translation MKSAVGPQAPGVVWLCLTSSTASPVHLNLQAPDRGSAGLQEGQTLSSRTWRSSAPSSWPASWRKLPVDPQEARASSPSVVWTWWTPTPPAQALACVAQAVTGTGPRTGPSAASAAGTEPTTAPSAEAPLPGAHACPRTGTQGCRGGRAWGAPRWQPPSSWGRFSSARASSSPWPRSSTSSVPVGCLTSSMEETKPPACSLAKLPR, from the exons ATGAAAAGTGCAGTTGGACCCCAAGCCCCAGGCGTGGTTTGGCTGTGCTTGACCAGCAGCACGGCCTCACCTGTCCACCTCAATTTGCAGGCCCCGGACCGAGGGTCTGCCGGGCTCCAGGAGGGCCAG ACCCTGAGCTCCAGGACATGGCGCTCCAGCGCGCCGTCCTCCTGGCCAGCCTCCTGGCGGAAGTTGCCGGTAGATCCTCAGGAAGCGCG GGCCAGCAGCCCAAGTGTTGTGTGGACGTGGTGGACACCAACGCCACCTGCCCAGGCACTAGCCTGTGTGGCCCAG GCTGTTACGGGCACCGGGCCGAGGACGGGACCGTCCGCTGCATCCGCTGCAGGAACGGAACCCACGACAGCTCCGAGTGCAGAGGCT CCGCTGCCCGGGGCGCACGCTTGCCCGCGAACAGGAACGCAGGGATGCCGGGGCGGCCGAGCTTGG GGGGCCCCCAGGTGGCAGCCTCCCTCTTCCTGGGGACGTTTCTCATCAGCTCGGGCCTCATCCTCTCCGTGGCCGCGTTCTTCTACCTCAAGCGTGCCAGTAGGCTGCCTGACGTCTTCTATGGAAGAGACAAAG CCCCCGGCCTGCAGCCTGGCGAAGCT GCCGCGATGA
- the C1H1orf159 gene encoding uncharacterized protein C1orf159 homolog isoform X5 — MSIEKGPGPRVCRAPGGPDPELQDMALQRAVLLASLLAEVAGRSSGSAGQQPKCCVDVVDTNATCPGTSLCGPGCYGHRAEDGTVRCIRCRNGTHDSSECRGSAARGARLPANRNAGMPGRPSLGESLGSLDQSWGARGHHRSHSRRRPNHRCRPWQAMSTVKGRLHPSQELCTGTQPWSRSRTPDVMEAGAALKSGSGVDLKGWVQLGSLGVGPPRASERAARLNPVPCSEPPRPLGPWELRMCSSPRWEGI; from the exons GCCCCGGACCGAGGGTCTGCCGGGCTCCAGGAGGGCCAG ACCCTGAGCTCCAGGACATGGCGCTCCAGCGCGCCGTCCTCCTGGCCAGCCTCCTGGCGGAAGTTGCCGGTAGATCCTCAGGAAGCGCG GGCCAGCAGCCCAAGTGTTGTGTGGACGTGGTGGACACCAACGCCACCTGCCCAGGCACTAGCCTGTGTGGCCCAG GCTGTTACGGGCACCGGGCCGAGGACGGGACCGTCCGCTGCATCCGCTGCAGGAACGGAACCCACGACAGCTCCGAGTGCAGAGGCT CCGCTGCCCGGGGCGCACGCTTGCCCGCGAACAGGAACGCAGGGATGCCGGGGCGGCCGAGCTTGGGTGAGTCTCTCGGCTCACTGGACCAGTCCTGGGGGGCACGGGGGCACCATCGGAGCCATTCCCGGCGGAGACCCAACCACCGATGCCGGCCATGGCAGGCCATGTCCACAGTCAAGGGCAGGCTCCACCCTAGCCAGGAGCTCTGTACCGGGACCCAGCCCTGGTCACGGAGCAGGACCCCGGACGTTATGGAAGCTGGGGCGGCTTTGAAGTCAGGGTCTGGGGTTGATCTAAAAGGGTGGGTGCAGCTGGGGTCGCTGGGCGTGGGGCCCCCACGTGCCTCTGAACGGGCTGCACGTCTTAACCCTGTGCCTTGCTCAGAGCCCCCCCGGCCCCTTGGTCCCTGGGAGCTTAGGATGTGCAGTTCTCCACGGTGGGAGGGCATCTGA
- the C1H1orf159 gene encoding uncharacterized protein C1orf159 homolog isoform X11 produces MALQRAVLLASLLAEVAGRSSGSAGQQPKCCVDVVDTNATCPGTSLCGPGCYGHRAEDGTVRCIRCRNGTHDSSECRGSAARGARLPANRNAGMPGRPSLGGPQVAASLFLGTFLISSGLILSVAAFFYLKRASRLPDVFYGRDKAPGLQPGEAAAMIPPPPSSVRKPRYVRRERPSDGDVGPAAVSSVEARVSNV; encoded by the exons ATGGCGCTCCAGCGCGCCGTCCTCCTGGCCAGCCTCCTGGCGGAAGTTGCCGGTAGATCCTCAGGAAGCGCG GGCCAGCAGCCCAAGTGTTGTGTGGACGTGGTGGACACCAACGCCACCTGCCCAGGCACTAGCCTGTGTGGCCCAG GCTGTTACGGGCACCGGGCCGAGGACGGGACCGTCCGCTGCATCCGCTGCAGGAACGGAACCCACGACAGCTCCGAGTGCAGAGGCT CCGCTGCCCGGGGCGCACGCTTGCCCGCGAACAGGAACGCAGGGATGCCGGGGCGGCCGAGCTTGG GGGGCCCCCAGGTGGCAGCCTCCCTCTTCCTGGGGACGTTTCTCATCAGCTCGGGCCTCATCCTCTCCGTGGCCGCGTTCTTCTACCTCAAGCGTGCCAGTAGGCTGCCTGACGTCTTCTATGGAAGAGACAAAG CCCCCGGCCTGCAGCCTGGCGAAGCT GCCGCGATGATTCCCCCACCTCCGTCCTCAG TGCGGAAGCCGCGCTACGTCCGGCGCGAGCGGCCCTCGGACGGGGACGTGGGCCCTGCTGCCGTCTCCTCCGTGGAGGCCCGGGTGAGCAACGTCTGA
- the C1H1orf159 gene encoding uncharacterized protein C1orf159 homolog isoform X7 has protein sequence MALQRAVLLASLLAEVAGRSSGSAGQQPKCCVDVVDTNATCPGTSLCGPGCYGHRAEDGTVRCIRCRNGTHDSSECRGSAARGARLPANRNAGMPGRPSLGESLGSLDQSWGARGHHRSHSRRRPNHRCRPWQAMSTVKGRLHPSQELCTGTQPWSRSRTPDVMEAGAALKSGSGVDLKGWVQLGSLGVGPPRASERAARLNPVPCSEPPRPLGPWELRMCSSPRWEGI, from the exons ATGGCGCTCCAGCGCGCCGTCCTCCTGGCCAGCCTCCTGGCGGAAGTTGCCGGTAGATCCTCAGGAAGCGCG GGCCAGCAGCCCAAGTGTTGTGTGGACGTGGTGGACACCAACGCCACCTGCCCAGGCACTAGCCTGTGTGGCCCAG GCTGTTACGGGCACCGGGCCGAGGACGGGACCGTCCGCTGCATCCGCTGCAGGAACGGAACCCACGACAGCTCCGAGTGCAGAGGCT CCGCTGCCCGGGGCGCACGCTTGCCCGCGAACAGGAACGCAGGGATGCCGGGGCGGCCGAGCTTGGGTGAGTCTCTCGGCTCACTGGACCAGTCCTGGGGGGCACGGGGGCACCATCGGAGCCATTCCCGGCGGAGACCCAACCACCGATGCCGGCCATGGCAGGCCATGTCCACAGTCAAGGGCAGGCTCCACCCTAGCCAGGAGCTCTGTACCGGGACCCAGCCCTGGTCACGGAGCAGGACCCCGGACGTTATGGAAGCTGGGGCGGCTTTGAAGTCAGGGTCTGGGGTTGATCTAAAAGGGTGGGTGCAGCTGGGGTCGCTGGGCGTGGGGCCCCCACGTGCCTCTGAACGGGCTGCACGTCTTAACCCTGTGCCTTGCTCAGAGCCCCCCCGGCCCCTTGGTCCCTGGGAGCTTAGGATGTGCAGTTCTCCACGGTGGGAGGGCATCTGA
- the LOC136793163 gene encoding uncharacterized protein, with protein MGPLRGVAVVPGSQPPGGSYTWAQSAGWRHLGEVGPVGGWPLEGPLPTDASPEFPDLCGPAPWALSRRRPLGLGATVSGPQIAGGASLDSSACAPDGHPGREAVGRVGGHPTWGWGRASGPDTATSPVSLRHPFLTRAPDPHVISQDKANLWGSQFRPKQASGAPVPSRPHRVNHHREPRGPAWGRLVGAALESCCSLLVQSSARSALEKHPEPSEVRGQQEAAPAAEVGGQGRASGAGGGDARAEGLVARGPQQACREPRACVWTGGRPGGRAQVHPLSPASALPLTCGGHQSLRPCADLSPRWPFRVPPAALRHLKPVLTPVLGAGGLWPAAASVARPLSCPSGRGQLLCPAQDPQVS; from the exons ATGGGGCCTCTCCGGGGGGTTGCCGTGGTGCCCGGCTCACAGCCCCCAGGAGGAAGCTACACGTGGGCACAGAGTGCAGGCTGGCGGCACCTTGGGGAGGTGGGTCCCGTGGGCGGGTGGCCCTTGGAGGGACCTTTGCCGACTG ATGCTTCCCCTGAGTTCCCAGACCTGTGTGGCCCGGCCCCTTGGGCTCTCAGCCGCCGGAGACCCCTGGGCCTGGGTGCGACTGTCTCCGGCCCCCAAATAGCTGGGGGGGCATCACTGGACTCGTCAGCCTGTGCCCCTGATGGGCATCCCGGCCGGGAAGCggtgggcagggttggggggCACCCAacgtgggggtggggcagggcgtCTGGGCCGGACACCGCCACCTCCCCAGTTTCTCTCCGTCACCCATTCCTCACCCGGGCTCCAGACCCTCACGTGATAAGCCAAGATAAGGCCAATTTGTGGGGTAGTCAGTTCAGGCCAAAGCAGGCAAGTGGGGCACCCGTCCCCTCCCGGCCCCACCGTGTCAACCACCACAGGGAACCCCGTGGCCCGGCCTGGGGGCGGTTGGTGGGCGCGGCCCTGGAGTCATGCTGCAGCCTGCTCGTTCAGTCATCCGCTCGCTCAGCGCTGGAGAAGCACCCAGAGCCGTCAGAAGTCAGAGGTCAGCAAGAGGCCGCACCCGCTGCAGAGGTGGGAGGACAGGGCCGGGCGAGCGGGGCCGGAGGGGGTGACGCGAGGGCAGAGGGCCTCGTGGCCAGAGGGCCTCAGCAAGCCTGCCGGGAGCCCAGAGCGTGTGTGTGGACGGGCGGGCGGCCGGGAGGCCGGGCGCAAGTGCACCCCCTGAGCCCTGCTTCAGCCCTGCCTCTGACCTGTGGGGGACACCAGAGTCTACGCCCGTGTGCGGACCTCTCCCCGCGGTGGCCGTTTCGTGTGCCCCCGGCAGCCCTCAGGCATCTGAAGCCGGTCCTCACCCCagtcctgggggcaggggggctgTGGCCAGCGGCGGCCTCGGTGGccaggcctctctcctgcccctctgGCCGAGGACAGCTTCTGTGTCCAGCCCAGGACCCACAGGTGTCCTGA
- the RNF223 gene encoding RING finger protein 223, whose product MEENSGQRAHTPAWPGGEGASAAGARELGASAGPCQPRGSCPGPADPGYQPRTTSSGPQVWHMAMPPAGRSSPPATAPRSPSSPGSEEAASPLECSVCFSGYDNIFKTPKELSCTHVFCLECLARMAATQPAGQPGGEAVPCPLCRQPTAVPATGAPALHTSRQLQARMPAHLRREEPVWLEGTKLCCRPPPSAPGPAAPGFVCVDVGPCKPAMPAAPGPTPGPARHQGCLARCWARCRGWRRTALVVVLLLVLFCVVLWPVHCALRTGSLHCLPRLAPAAATAATTVSLGSLADN is encoded by the exons ATGGAGGAGAACAGCGGCCAGCGAGCGCACACGCCGGCCTGGCCCGGAGGGGAAGGAGCCAGCGCTGCCGGGGCGCGTGAGCTCGGGGCCTCAGCCGGGCCGTGCCAGCCAAGAGGGTCATGCCCGGGCCCCGCTGACCCCGGCTACCAG CCCAGAACCACGTCGTCAGGCCCGCAGGTGTGGCACATGGCCATGCCGCCTGCCGGCAGGAGCAGCCCCCCAGCCACCGCGCCCAGGTCCCCCAGCAGCCCCGGATCCGAGGAAGCGGCCTCCCCTCTGGAGTGCTCTGTCTGCTTCTCGGGCTATGACAACATCTTCAAGACACCCAAGGAGCTCTCCTGCACCCACGTCTTCTGCCTGGAGTGCCTCGCACGGATGGCAGCCACCCAGCCCGCAGGCCAGCCGGGTGGCGAGGCCGTGCCCTGTCCGCTCTGCCGGCAGCCCACGGCCGTGCCCGCTACCGGGGCCCCCGCGCTGCACACCAGCCGCCAGCTGCAGGCTCGGATGCCGGCACACCTGCGGCGGGAGGAGCCCGTGTGGCTGGAGGGCACCAAGCTGTGCTGCCGCCCGCCGCCCTCTGCGCCGGGCCCTGCGGCGCCTGGCTTCGTGTGTGTGGACGTGGGCCCGTGCAAGCCCGCCATGCCCGCGGCGCCCGGGCCCACCCCGGGCCCTGCCCGCCATCAGGGCTGCCTGGCCCGCTGCTGGGCGCGCTGCAGGGGCTGGAGGCGCACGGCGCTCGTCGTGGTGCTGCTGCTTGTGCTTTTCTGCGTGGTGCTCTGGCCCGTGCACTGCGCGCTCAGGACCGGGAGCCTGCACTGCCTCCCCCGGCtggcccccgccgccgccacggCCGCCACCACCGTCTCGCTTGGGTCCCTGGCTGACAACTAG